A genomic stretch from Bacillus sp. N1-1 includes:
- a CDS encoding YlmC/YmxH family sporulation protein, whose protein sequence is MIKISEFQVKDVVNVSNGRKLGHIADLEINLTTGKIEAIVIPGAGKMMGLFARESDVVIPWRNIVKIGSDVILVRHHDTADGESFQKES, encoded by the coding sequence ATGATAAAAATTTCTGAATTTCAGGTCAAAGATGTTGTGAACGTATCGAATGGACGAAAGCTTGGTCACATCGCTGATCTGGAAATTAATTTAACTACAGGTAAAATAGAAGCGATTGTGATTCCGGGTGCAGGTAAAATGATGGGGTTATTTGCTAGAGAAAGCGATGTCGTTATTCCGTGGCGAAACATTGTTAAGATTGGTTCAGACGTGATTTTAGTAAGGCATCACGATACGGCAGATGGCGAATCTTTTCAGAAAGAATCGTAA
- the spoIIGA gene encoding sigma-E processing peptidase SpoIIGA, with the protein MYSVAVYLDVIWLLNFCFDYMLLALTGILLKKNVKKRRLATGALVASFYVLFLFVPSLSFMTLPLMKLLYSFVIVFMTFGFTRFRSFFQCWLLFYFVTFMIGGGMMGAHYFFQQDVTVVNGAIATKSTGFGDPISWAFVLIGFPLVWLFSKRRVEKLETTRIHFDQLANVTIRIDEVTISATGLIDSGNQLQDPLSGSPVMILDMTVHESNFPPTLIEKAKNITEFQEEGEGDRWEHRLRIVPFRAVGQDHQFLCAVKPDEVMISLEGRSLTVKKVLIGLSFHSISGEKDYSCILHPKMLTGHKATAS; encoded by the coding sequence ATGTACTCAGTGGCAGTATACCTTGATGTGATTTGGCTATTGAATTTTTGTTTCGATTATATGCTACTTGCGCTAACCGGGATACTGCTAAAGAAAAATGTTAAGAAAAGACGACTTGCGACAGGTGCATTAGTTGCTTCTTTTTACGTTCTTTTTCTTTTTGTTCCATCATTGAGTTTTATGACACTGCCACTGATGAAATTACTTTACTCCTTCGTGATTGTTTTCATGACGTTTGGATTTACTCGGTTCCGTAGTTTTTTTCAATGCTGGCTTCTTTTTTACTTTGTTACGTTTATGATCGGTGGAGGAATGATGGGAGCTCATTACTTTTTTCAGCAAGACGTGACGGTCGTTAACGGAGCAATCGCGACAAAAAGTACTGGATTTGGTGATCCGATAAGTTGGGCATTTGTCTTAATCGGTTTCCCTTTAGTATGGCTCTTTTCAAAAAGAAGAGTTGAGAAACTTGAAACAACGCGCATTCATTTTGATCAATTGGCCAATGTGACAATCCGAATTGATGAGGTGACAATTTCAGCAACTGGATTGATCGATAGTGGCAACCAGCTTCAGGATCCGTTAAGTGGCTCACCGGTAATGATTCTTGATATGACCGTACATGAATCAAATTTCCCGCCAACTTTAATTGAGAAAGCAAAAAACATTACCGAATTTCAGGAAGAGGGAGAGGGGGATCGCTGGGAACACAGGTTACGAATTGTTCCTTTTCGAGCAGTCGGACAAGATCACCAATTCTTGTGTGCTGTAAAGCCGGATGAAGTGATGATCTCATTAGAAGGTCGTTCGTTAACAGTAAAGAAAGTGCTTATTGGGTTAAGTTTTCATTCAATTTCTGGAGAAAAAGATTATTCGTGCATACTTCATCCGAAAATGCTGACAGGACATAAGGCGACTGCGTCATAG
- the sigG gene encoding RNA polymerase sporulation sigma factor SigG, producing MTRNKVEICGVDTSKLPVLKNEKMRILFKQMQEGDISAREELVNGNLRLVLSVIQRFNNRGEYVDDLFQVGCIGLMKSIDNFDLGQNVKFSTYAVPMIIGEIRRYLRDNNPIRVSRSLRDIAYKSLQIRDKLMTKNSKEPNPTEIAKELGVTKEEVVFALDAIQDPVSLFEPIYNDGGDPIFVMDQISDDKQKDIQWLEDIALKEAMTRLNQRENMILQMRFFQGKTQMEVADEIGISQAQVSRLEKAAIHQMNKNIQS from the coding sequence TTGACACGAAACAAAGTCGAGATTTGTGGAGTAGATACCTCCAAACTTCCTGTACTTAAAAATGAGAAAATGAGAATTCTTTTTAAGCAGATGCAGGAAGGGGATATATCAGCACGTGAAGAATTAGTTAACGGAAATTTAAGGCTAGTTCTAAGCGTGATCCAGCGATTCAATAATCGAGGAGAATATGTGGATGATCTTTTTCAGGTAGGGTGTATTGGCCTGATGAAATCCATAGATAACTTTGATTTAGGGCAAAACGTGAAATTCTCTACTTATGCAGTGCCGATGATCATCGGTGAAATTCGTAGGTATCTCCGTGACAATAACCCGATTCGGGTTTCGCGATCATTACGGGATATCGCTTATAAGTCTCTCCAGATTAGAGATAAGTTAATGACAAAAAATTCTAAAGAACCAAATCCCACCGAAATTGCAAAAGAGCTAGGCGTAACGAAAGAAGAAGTTGTGTTTGCTCTTGACGCCATTCAGGATCCCGTTTCATTATTTGAACCGATCTATAATGATGGTGGTGATCCGATCTTTGTAATGGATCAAATCAGCGACGATAAACAAAAAGATATTCAGTGGTTAGAGGATATTGCACTTAAAGAGGCAATGACTCGATTAAATCAACGAGAAAATATGATTTTACAAATGCGGTTTTTCCAGGGGAAAACCCAAATGGAAGTAGCGGATGAGATTGGGATATCGCAGGCCCAGGTGTCTCGTCTTGAAAAAGCCGCCATCCATCAAATGAATAAAAATATTCAAAGTTAG
- the sigE gene encoding RNA polymerase sporulation sigma factor SigE — protein sequence MGKIRIKIVLWWQRILMKLGIKPDEIYYIGGSEALPPPLSKDEEAHLLIQLPKGDKAARSILIERNLRLVVYIARKFENTGINIEDLISIGTIGLIKAVNTFNPEKKIKLATYASRCIENEILMFLRRNNKIRSEVSFDEPLNVDWDGNELLLSDVLGTDEDIITRGIEARVDRRLLVKALETLNPREKQIMELRFGLAGEEEKTQKDVADLLGISQSYISRLEKRIIKRLRKEFNKMV from the coding sequence ATGGGGAAAATAAGAATTAAGATTGTTCTCTGGTGGCAGCGGATTTTAATGAAATTAGGAATTAAACCTGATGAAATTTACTACATAGGAGGGAGCGAAGCGCTTCCTCCTCCTCTATCGAAAGATGAAGAAGCACATTTGTTAATTCAGTTACCTAAAGGGGATAAAGCAGCAAGATCAATCTTAATTGAACGAAACCTTCGTTTGGTTGTTTATATAGCGCGGAAATTTGAGAACACTGGAATTAATATTGAAGACTTGATAAGCATTGGCACGATAGGCTTAATTAAAGCTGTGAACACGTTTAATCCTGAGAAGAAGATCAAACTTGCTACCTACGCTTCACGGTGTATTGAAAATGAGATTTTAATGTTTTTGAGAAGAAATAATAAAATCCGATCTGAAGTATCGTTTGATGAGCCGCTTAATGTGGACTGGGATGGGAATGAATTGCTTCTATCAGACGTTCTTGGTACGGATGAAGATATCATTACGAGAGGAATTGAAGCTCGCGTTGATCGTCGTCTGCTTGTAAAGGCGTTAGAAACACTAAATCCACGAGAAAAACAAATCATGGAGTTAAGATTTGGTTTAGCGGGAGAAGAGGAGAAAACGCAAAAAGATGTCGCCGATCTTCTTGGTATATCTCAATCTTATATTTCTAGGCTTGAAAAGCGCATCATAAAACGTCTTCGAAAAGAATTCAATAAAATGGTCTAA